One Odontesthes bonariensis isolate fOdoBon6 chromosome 17, fOdoBon6.hap1, whole genome shotgun sequence genomic window carries:
- the eif5a2 gene encoding eukaryotic translation initiation factor 5A-2, with the protein MADDDFSTADAGASATFPMQCSALRKNGFVMLKGRPCKIVEMSTSKTGKHGHAKVHLTGLDIFTQKKYEDICPSTHNMDVPNVVRKDYQVLDVSDGFLALMDDNGETREDLKVPDSDLGKEIEKKYSSGEQFTVSVLKAVDEEHVVGTKNMTS; encoded by the exons ATGGCAGATGATGACTTCTCCACTGCGGATGCTGGGGCTTCTGCAACCTTCCCGATGCAGTGCTCTGCACTGAGGAAGAATGGCTTTGTCATGCTGAAAGGGCGTCCCTGTAAGATAGTGGAAATGTCTACCTCCAAGACTGGCAAGCATGGACATGCTAAG GTGCACCTCACAGGACTTGACATTTTCACTCAGAAGAAGTATGAAGACATCTGCCCATCCACCCATAACATGGATGTTCCAAATGTGGTGAGAAAAGACTACCAG GTCCTCGACGTCTCAGATGGTTTCTTGGCCCTGATGGACGACAACGGGGAAACCCGAGAGGATCTTAAAGTGCCAGATAGCGACTTGGGCAAAGAAATCGAGAAGAAGTACTCGAGCGGAGAACAGTTCACG GTCTCTGTGTTGAAAGCTGTGGATGAAGAGCATGTAGTCGGCACGAAGAACATGACCTCTTAA